The following coding sequences lie in one Cryptococcus neoformans var. neoformans B-3501A chromosome 14, whole genome shotgun sequence genomic window:
- a CDS encoding hypothetical protein (HMMPfam hit to RVT, Reverse transcriptase (RNA-dependent DNA polymerase), score: 160.7, E(): 3.1e-45), with product MSADLYEIMMDVIDDAMLEARFLQVPTRPRHPPTVANVIAPVPAPPLIAKLAPAPSTTTKGHTAQQLDWLDPAKRLPLGDAGRSARAYLQSINACFSCRVVGHHRLICPTRPPSTPPNASASVPVANLISLADDDESDHHGVFAVDPVTDTLVQDASSALAGSVPLIMVNCRFKADGDTVPALVDCGAGINVVDRAYAEQQGWQGRPIIPVGTKMADNRAGPVVDQEYVVDVIIGDTTYNATPFYAMALGPRYRLILGLQFCRQHRLFDGAERLNHLLNAGGSSYTSLVQLQLNSITPVESPTVSTERHSHSDAILREFADILPANISDVSHYPPISWRDTLRQEIEKHRTAGRLHPSSSPWAAPAFLIKKENGKFRFLCDFRGLNSVTVKDRTPVPNIDDILQRAARGKVFAKLDLTDAFFQTLMHEPDIEKTAISTPWGLYEWVVMPQGACNSPATQQRRLNEALRNLISVCCEAYVDDIIIWGATDSDLAKNIRAVLTALRNSGFVCSPSKSKFFVDSVSFLGHVISPNHIGPDPKKVEALRAWPSPGCVKDLRSFLGLLQYLPKFIPHIATKTSVLTALLPPNKTAEKAYESRKRQLAKGLPAERLESLSWVWKWTTSAQDAFEALKEMVARITGLSPLSHEAILAGQTHLYLFTDASNTGLGAWLGTGLSPDNAQPIAYDSRSLTLGGTRLGENWRALRAGRARGLTSDWREANKIPNAYADYVLSATSKGDKMKN from the exons ATGTCGGCCGACCTGTATGAGATCATGATGGacgtcatcgatgacgcCATGCTTGAGGCGCGTTTCCTTCAGGTGCCGACACGCCCCCGCCACCCACCAACCGTCGCCAACGTCATCGCTCCCGTCCCCGCGCCTCCACTCATTGCCAAactcgcccccgccccctccaccaccacgaagGGCCACACTGCGCAACAGCTTGACTGGCTCGACCCTGCCAAACGGCTCCCCCTCGGTGACGCCGGCCGATCTGCCCGCGcctatcttcaaagcatcaaTGCGTGTTTCTCATGCCGCGTTGTCGGCCATCACCGCCTTATCTGCCCAAcccgccccccctccaccccgccCAACGCCTCCGCGTCCGTGCCGGTCGCTAACCTCATCTCCCTtgccgacgacgacgagtcCGACCACCACGGCGTTTTCGCTGTCGACCCTGTCACAGACACTCTAGTACAGGATGCCTCGTCTGCGCTCGCTGGGTCAGTACCTCTCATCATGGTCAATTGCCGTTTCAAGGCTGACGGAGACACTGTCCCAGCACTCGTTGATTGCGGCGCTGGCATCAACGTCGTCGACCGGGCGTACGCAGAGCAAcagggatggcaaggacggCCGATTATACCGGTGGGGACCAAAATGGCAGACAATCGGGCGGGTCCAGTCGTAGACCAGGAGTATGTAGTGGATGTAATCATTGGTGACACTACCTACAACGCTACCCCATTCTACGCCATGGCCCTTGGTCCACGATACCGCCTTATCCTCGGATTACAGTTCTGTCGTCAACACCGCCTATTTGATGGGGCGGAGCGTTTAAATCACCTCCTCAATGCAGGGGGGTCATCCTATACATCGCTTGTGCAACTACAACTCAACTCCATCACACCAGTCGAATCCCCGACCGTAAGCACTGAAcgccactcccactccgacgccatcctccgtgaatttgccgacatccttccagccaatATCTCTGACGTCTCCCACTACCCGCCCATTT CGTGGCGCGACACCCTTCGACAAGAAATCGAGAAACACCGTACCGCAGGCCgcctccatccatccagttccccttgggccgcccctgctttcctcattaagaaagaaaatggcaaattccggTTCCTCTGCGATTTTCGCGGCCTCAACAGTGTCACGGTTAAAGATCGTACCCCGGTTCCCAACATTGacgacattctccaacGCGCCGCCCGTGGCAAGGTTTTCGCCAAACTTGACCTTACCgatgcattttttcagaCGCTCATGCACGAGCCCGATATCGAGAAAACGGCAATTAGCACTCCCTGGGGTTTATACGAATGGGTTGTAATGCCGCAAGGCGCGTGCAACTCGCCGGCAACACAACAACGCCGCCTCAACGAggctttacgtaacctcatcagcgtttgttgtgaagcttatgtcgatgatatcatcatttggggCGCGACCGACTCTGACTTAGCGAAAAATATCCGCGCGGTTCTCAcggctttacgtaacagCGGGTTTGTTTGCTCGCCTAGCAAGTCGAAATTTTTCGTCGACTCAGTATCCTTCTTGGGCCACGTAATCTCCCCAAATCACATTGGGCCAGATCCGAAGAAAGTCGAAGCACTACGCGCATGGCCATCTCCTGGTTGTGTGAAAGACCTCCGAtcttttcttggccttctccagtaTTTACCcaaattcatcccacacatcgccaccaagacgtccgttctcacggctcttctccctccgaacaagacagcagagaaagcgtATGAATCCCGTAAACGTCAACTGGCTAAGGGCCTCCCAGCTGAGCGATTAGAATCACTGAGTTGGGtatggaagtggacaacGTCGGCGCAAGATGCGTTTGAGgcgctgaaggaaatggtggcACGTATCACAGGTCtgtcccccctttcccatgaAGCTATCCTCGCAGGTCAAACCcatctctaccttttcaccgACGCAAGCAATACCGGCCTCGGCGCTTGGTTGGGCACGGGTTTATCCCCCGACAACGCTCAACCTATCGCCTACGATTCCCGCTCTCTCACt ctcggagggacaaggcttggagagaactggagggctcttagggctggcagggctcgaggcttaacttcggactggagagaagcaaacaagatcccaaatgcatatgctgattatgtcctatcagcgactagtaaaggagacaagatgaagaattga
- a CDS encoding hypothetical protein (Similar to gi|10946132|gb|AAG24792.1| pol protein [Glomerella cingulata], FASTA scores: opt: 1933, E(): 4.8e-74, (38.482% identity (62.478% similar) in 1146 aa overlap (410-1438:63-1178)); HMMPfam hit to Chromo, 'chromo' (CHRromatin Organisation MOdifier) domain, score: 62.5, E(): 1.1e-15; HMMPfam hit to RVT, Reverse transcriptase (RNA-dependent DNA polymerase), score: 168.9, E(): 1.1e-47; HMMPfam hit to Retrotrans_gag, Retrotransposon gag protein, score: 54.3, E(): 3.3e-13): MSGPSTRSGRAVEKVEKGKEVEHTLDDDHNPAGSFNTNPQSDPFTADNTSNDTQTQLEMMRNHIARLEQQKEELTHKLEESKVERQMFDNSEDNEGENEQELDEEDEEPRSSRDLSAQTPYPEVKREYSRQRTSVPSSRPQEPKVSQPEYYHGQYTKLSTFITQVTMVITLQPSRFPTETSKVLYAGSFLRDTPFLWFQPFVTIDPQPKFMLDFKKFCAELRKNFGDPDEEQTAERQLNTVRQQGSVSSYLATFMHYATLVQWNDEAKKACFYRGLKDDIKDELARLPKAKSFKNLQDMAIRIDSRRYERVLAKRDQQPKAPFNVTRSDYTRTSYNNNRPNNFRRFSAANSMPIRSTTANTTFNKEVTPAVNLRAAFVPSSARITRRGLPSGPLATIQYYSPFKKLDMLLSAKVEEGSREQERTIKPANTDSCEYLQTLEDNNKNNKNQLTIDFLFHNNVYQALIDSGASTNFIDKRFVQTFNIKTTKIEDSIPLYLFNAAGQRTIIEEEANILVNFQKPFGHTLLQLLITDIGSYPIVLGITWLQEHNPSISWETLSIHPPVSQTTSANLAMVITNDKPPKENTDAEIKSADTLPEHRSFDHHIPLEEGKNPPFGPIYNLSETELEALREYLDENLKKGFIRPSESPAGAPILFVKKKDGSLRMCVDYRGINKITIKNRYPLPLIAELLDRLKSAKVFTKIDLRGAYNLLRIKAGEEWKTAFRTRYGHFEYLVMPFGLTNAPASFQHLMNHNFRDLLDIFVIIYLDDILIYSPDLETHQSHVIQVLDRLRQTQLYAKASKCEFHQTSVEFLGFVVSDQGLSMDTKKVKSITEWPTPRNLRDTQSFLGFCNFYRRFIKNYSSIAKPLIDLTKKDLPFVWEEPQRTSFEALKKSFTSVDLLHHYDLTKQLILETDASDYAIAGILSHEIDKKLEPVAFFSHKMLPAELNYPIHDKEMLAIVSAFKEWRHYFEGARETIRVYTDHRSLEYFMTTKQLNRRQARCLTTAANPQNFQTLLRPGQYLGTATTGLDRLEISSPIKSLLKTGLETDESAKPFLDKANHPSEAHPYTRDDEGLLRYDESVKCHDALTSGHPGRRKTIQLIRRHYWWPGLKGFVNHYIDSCDLCCRTKTRRHQPYGELKSLPIPPYPWSSVSMDLIEQLPPSHGYNTILVIVDRLTKMALFIPTTTSLNTEELAQLYVTHVFSKHGIPTSIQKEWAPLLPVAEFTYNNTPHSSTTMSPFFANKGYHPRASFTPDDNVPIFSPPARASITDLSKLHEHLKIEMSKAQESAALQFDKHRAPLPEYTIGDKVWLSARNIKTKRPTKKLDHRYLGPYTIIARVSSHAYRLELPKSMRIHDVFHVQLLEKYIENEIPGRTQVAPSPIEVEGDLEYEVECILDHRFYRKRRQFLIKWLGYSAEHNSWEPETALENASEIVDQYKSTH, from the exons ATGTCAGGTCCATCCACTCGTAGTGGTCGAGCTGTGGAAAAGgtcgaaaaaggcaaggaagtaGAACATACCCTCGATGACGACCACAATCCCGCGGGTTCATTCAACACCAATCCTCAATCCGATCCATTTACCGCCGACAACACATCAAACgacacccaaacccaactCGAGATGATGCGCAACCATATTGCAAGACTTGAGcaacagaaggaagagttgacgcataagttggaagagagcaaAGTCGAACGACAGATGTTTGATAATAGCGAAGATAATGAGGGCGAAAACGAACAAgaattggatgaagaagacgaagaacctAGATCAAGCCGCGACCTGTCAGCGCAAACACCATACCCAGAAGTTAAAAGGGAATACAGCCGACAACGCACCTCAGTACCCTCCAGTAGACCTCAAGAACCGAAGGTATCCCAACCCGAGTACTACCATGGGCAGTATACCAAGCTCTCAACCTTTATCACTCAAGTGACAATGGTGATTACcctccaaccttctcgTTTCCCTACCGAGACCTCCAAAGTCCTATACGCCGGATCTTTCCTCCGAGATACCCCATTCTTATGGTTCCAACCCTTCGTAACCATCGATCCCCAGCCCAAGTTTATGCTGGACTTCAAGAAATTTTGTGCCGAATTAAGGAAGAACTTCGGAGATCCAGACGAAGAACAGACAGCAGAACGACAACTAAACACTGTTCGTCAGCAAGGTTCTGTATCCTCATACCTCGCAACCTTTATGCATTATGCCACCTTGGTTCAGTGGAACGacgaagcgaagaaggcttgcTTCTACAGGGGCTTGAAGGATGACATCAAAGACGAACTTGCCAGACTACCCAAAGCCAAGTCATTCAAGAACCTCCAAGACATGGCCATCCGCATTGATAGTCGTCGATATGAACGAGTATTAGCAAAGCGAGACCAGCAACCAAAGGCGCCTTTCAACGTCACCCGAAGCGACTACACCCGCACCTCTTACAATAACAATCGCCCCAACAACTTCAGACGTTTCTCTGCGGCGAATAGCATGCCGATAAGGTCTACCACTGCCAACACCACCTTCAATAAAGAGGTGACGCCAGCAGTCAACCTGAGGGCTGCATTTGTCCCAAGTTCAGCTAGGATAACCAGACGTGGAC TGCCCAGTGGTCCCCTCGCAACAATCCAATACTACTCTCCCTTCAAAAAACTAGATATGCTCTTGTCTGCcaaagtcgaagaaggtagcCGGGAACAAGAGCGTACTATCAAACCGGCCAATACAGACTCCTGCGAATATCTCCAAACTCTCGAAGATAataacaaaaacaacaaaaaccaaCTCACAATCgactttctctttcacaaCAATGTTTATCAAGCTTTAATCGATTCCGGTGCCTCTACAAACTTCATCGACAAAAGATTCGTCCAGACCTTTAACATCAAAACCACGAAAATAGAAGATTCGATCCCATTATACCTATTCAACGCTGCGGGTCAGCGAACTataattgaagaagaagccaacaTCCTGGTCAACTTCCAGAAACCATTCGGACACACCTTACTCCAACTCCTCATAACCGACATCGGCTCCTACCCCATCGTCCTAGGTATAACCTGGTTACAAGAGCACAATCCGTCCATCAGCTGGGAAACACTTTCCATACACCCACCTGTATCACAGACGACGAGTGCCAACTTAGCCATGGTCATCACCAATGACAAACccccaaaagaaaacaccGATGCCGAAATA aaaagcGCCGATACACTCCCAGAACATAGGTCTTTCGACCACCATATCCCtctcgaagaaggaaagaaccCACCTTTTGGTCCCATATACAATCTCTCCGAAACAGAACTTGAAGCTCTCCGCGAAtaccttgatgagaatcTTAAGAAAGGTTTTATCCGACCGTCCGAATCACCAGCCGGAGCACCCATACTCTTtgtcaaaaagaaagacgGATCGCTTAGGATGTGTGTCGATTACCGGGGAATCAACAAGATCACCATCAAGAATCGCTATCCTCTACCATTGATCGCCGAGCTCCTAGATCGACTCAAATCAGCCAAAGTATTCACCAAGATCGACCTGCGAGGAGCCTACAATTTACTTCGCATTAAGGCAggtgaagaatggaaaacagCTTTCCGTACTCGCTATGGGCATTTCGAATATTTGGTAATGCCGTTTGGCCTCACCAATGCCCCTGCATCCTTCCAACATCTCATGAACCACAATTTCCGCGACTTGCTAGACATATTTGTTATCATCTACCTCGacgacatcctcatctacaGCCCAGACTTGGAGACTCACCAGTCACACGTCATACAAGTCCTAGATCGCCTCCGCCAAACCCAATTATATGCCAAAGCTTCAAAGTGCGAGTTCCATCAAACCTCAGTAGAGTTCCTAGGTTTCGTTGTCAGCGATCAAGGTCTATCAATGGACACCAAGAAAGTAAAGTCTATCACGGAATGGCCGACACCTCGCAATCTCCGTGATACCCAATCCTTCCTTGGGTTCTGTAACTTCTACCGAAGGTTCATCAAGAACTACTCTAGTATCGCCAAACCTCTTATCGActtgacaaagaaggaCTTACCCTTTGTATGGGAAGAACCTCAACGAACATCTTTCGAAGCACTCAAAAAGAGTTTCACCTCTGTTGATCTCCTACATCATTACGATCTGACCAAGCAACTCATCCTTGAAACCGACGCCTCCGACTATGCCATCGCAGGTATCTTATCACATGAAatcgacaagaaactcgaaCCAgttgctttcttctctcacaAAATGTTGCCTGCCGAGTTAAACTATCCTATTCACGACAAAGAAATGTTAGCAATTGTTTCAGcattcaaagaatggcgACATTACTTCGAAGGTGCTAGAGAAACCATTCGTGTCTACACCGACCACAGAAGCCTGGAGTACTTTATGACTACCAAGCAACTCAATCGACGACAGGCGCGATG CCTTACTACTGCTGCCAATCCTCAGAATTTCCAGACTCTCCTTCGCCCTGGACAGTACTTGGGTACTGCCACAACCGGACTCGATCGGTTGGAAATATCTTCGCCCATCAAGTCGTTGTTGAAAACCGGTCTAGAAACCGATGAATCAGCAAAACCATTCTTGGACAAAGCCAACCATCCCTCCGAAGCTCACCCATATACTCGAGACGATGAAGGACTCCTCAGATATGACGAAtctgtaa AATGCCATGATGCACTCACTAGTGGGCATCCCGGACGACGCAAGACTATCCAACTCATCCGACGCCATTACTGGTGGCCAGGCCTAAAAGGCTTCGTCAATCACTACATTGATTCCTGCGATCTTTGTTGCAGAACTAAGACAAGACGTCATCAGCCCTATGGCGAACTCAAGTCTCTACCCATTCCCCCATATCCCTGGTCATCTGTATCGATGGACCTCATTGAACAACTTCCCCCATCACACGGCTACAACACCATCCTTGTGATCGTAGACCGACTCACCAAGATGGCTCTCTTTATCCCCACAACGACTAGCCTCAACACCGAGGAACTCGCCCAATTATATGTCACCCACGTCTTCTCCAAGCACGGGATTCCGACCAGTATT CAAAAGGAATGGGCACCGCTACTCCCAGTTGCGGAATTCACTTACAACAATACGCCCCATTCGTCCACTACCATGTCCCCCTTCTTTGCCAACAAAGGGTACCATCCCAGGGCATCGTTTACCCCCGATGACAACGTTCCTATTTTCAGCCCACCTGCCAGAGCCTCCATCACCGACTTGAGCAAGCTCCACGAACACCTCAAGATAGAAATGTCCAAAGCACAAGAGAGTGCAGCACTACAGTTTGATAAGCACCGTGCCCCACTTCCCGAATATACTATCGGCGACAAAGTCTGGCTATCTGCCCGTAACATCAAAACGAAACGACCCACCAAGAAATTAGATCACCGTTATCTCGGTCCCTACACCATTATCGCGCGCGTTTCTTCCCACGCGTATCGCCTTGAGTTGCCGAAATCAATGCGTATCCACGACGTCTTCCACGTCCAATTGCTTGAGAAATATATTGAGAATGAGATCCCAGGGCGAACACAAGTCGCACCATCACCTATCGAAGTCGAAGGTGACCTAGAATACGAAGTCGAGTGCATCCTCGATCATCGATTTTACCGAAAACGCCGCCAATTCCTTATCAAGTGGCTCGGCTACAGTGCCGAACACAACAGTTGGGAACCCGAAACCGCTCTAGAAAATGCTTCAGAGATTGTTGATCAGTATAAGTCAACACACTGA
- a CDS encoding hypothetical protein (HMMPfam hit to RVT, Reverse transcriptase (RNA-dependent DNA polymerase), score: 66.3, E(): 8.1e-17; HMMPfam hit to rve, Integrase core domain, score: 102.5, E(): 1e-27): MATLYRGACPEPLFIRLMTTPEFRNGSLDEVRNLLELTVVKYLENRDQPTHARLKPQASVASQTQPHLAHPISHYYQAQNPLPYYLSPASKHIRELFAKENRCNDCRKVGHNFKTCPNRRGPTRVNSRHVDNHEVLIQELTSQLDDHLQLETSIDSDETSYALFHPPLVIQASAAADGRTSIAPPPPLRFLLDTGAGTSFFDPSVVARLGWKVRKDAVERTVRLAGGKPGPVSKVSTTAAAPNEDVTVPTPHSKIFHKSKVSQTPVAPQPSAITTKFSAIPSSNSVSLGAAETASYAEIIAQLKNDFAEVFCDKLGDVADFPSITKTKSGVRFEIILKPNATPSHAAPYRVPETLLPRFHEMIAEHLNAGRLRYSSSPWASPAFLVKKPNGQHRLVCDFRALNNQTVPDMYPMGNIQDILHRAARRGNLFAKLDCKDAFFQTLMKDDDIHKTAITTPLGLLEWVVMPQGIRNAPAAQQRRINEALQGLAGECCEAYVDDIIIWGTDSEDLRRNCFYLTETSFLGHVIRPGQILPDPTKIARIEQFPHPTTPKALHSFLGLLNYLREFIPSLATHASVLHACLPPNTAAEKAYYRHLKEHKGRLQESWQGWRWNYGPKERVAFDALRRAMSTVPCLTTIDYDAVKAGTLKVFLTTDASKVGMGAWIGVGTTKENAQPVAYDSRSFNSAQRNYSTHERELLAIVHSLDHWRPFLYGIPVYAFTDHFTLKWFLGQRNLSSRQIRWLDILKDFDVRIEYIKGEHNVLADHLSRHIGSDTLPPTDPALPETDNCILAPVVTFAPTLAPEIIRTIAQGYDRENLFKDWLADPTTAPGVSTIPHDTHTLLLLDNHLCIPDVDTLREDLMHQAHEGTAAHLGIEKTVEVLREGYFWEGLVGDANASTKKPVGPLHPLPVPRDKFDDIAMDFVGPLPSAGGHDYLLTITDRLTGFIELVPCSTTLNARDLALLFWNCWVSRYGLPLSITSDRDALFTSRFWTTLWDEQGVRLKMSTAFHPQTDGTSERSNKTVGQLLRSWVNRQGTSWAKFLPRISQAMNNTVRRSTGYSPIQLVFGRRLRTLPGIARPPPFTCESVPTRADWTAAAAQQDLFLADAQDNLVLAKHRMAIQANRHRRSEIIYNVGDWVWLDTRNRLKEFKSGDGDFRAAKFFPRFQGPYKVLAAHSDCSVYTLDLPDSPSGSYTKFHANCYDSSPTRSGLGDEIESRSLTKQ, encoded by the exons ATGGCCACCCTTTACCGCGGCGCTTGTCCCGAGCCATTATTCATTCGTTTGATGACGACGCCGGAGTTCAGGAATGGAAGCTTGGACGAGGTACGCAACCTGTTAGAACTGACAGTTGTCAAGTACTTGGAGAACCGGGATCAACCCACTCATGCTCGCCTCAAACCTCAAGCCTCGGTCGCCTCGCAGACCCAACCGCACCTGGCTCATCCAATCAGCCACTattatcaagctcaaaaccCCCTACCTTACTATCTCTCTCCTGCCAGTAAACACATTCGCGAACTTTTCGCCAAAGAAAACCGATGCAATGACTGCCGCAAGGTGGGCCACAACTTCAAAACCTGTCCCAACCGCCGTGGTCCTACGCGTGTCAACTCTCGCCACGTCGACAACCACGAGGTTCTCATCCAAGAACTTACCAGTCAGCTtgacgaccatctccagctTGAGACGTCTATTGACTCAGACGAGACCTCGTACGCACtgtttcatcctcctctagTCATTCAAGcctctgctgccgctgaCGGACGTACCTCGATtgcccctccccctcctctccgatTTCTCCTCGACACGGGCGCTGGTACATCTTTCTTTGATCCGTCAGTGGTAGCTAGACTAGGTTGGAAAGTCCGAAAGGACGCAGTGGAGCGTACTGTGCGGTTGGCTGGTGGGAAACCTGGGCCGGTA TCAAAAGTTTCGACAACTGCTGCCGCGCCAAACGAAGACGTCACCGTTCCCACGCCTCACTCCAAAATTTTTCACAAGTCAAAAGTTTCGCAAACTCCTGTCGCGCCTCAGCCTTCGGCGATAACCACCAAATTTTCGGCGattccttcatcaaattcTGTCTCTCTCGGTGCGGCCGAAACTGCTTCCTACGCCGAGATCATTGCACAACTCAAGAACGACTTTGCAGAAGTTTTTTGTGACAAACTGGGTGATGTAGCCGATTTCCCAAGCATTACGAAGACCAAGAGTGGTGTTAGGTTCGAAATCATCTTGAAACCTAACGCTACGCCCAGTCATGCAGCTCCCTACCGGGTTCCTGAAACTCTTTTGCCCCGTTTCCATGAGATGATTGCTGAACATCTGAATGCAGGTCGTCTACGCTACTCTAGTTCTCCTTGGGCGTCACCTGCCTTTCTCGTCAAGAAACCCAATGGCCAACACCGTCTCGTCTGCGACTTTCGCGCACTCAATAACCAGACCGTGCCCGACATGTATCCTATGGGAAACATCCAGGACATCTTGCACCGTGCTGCTCGACGCGGCAATCTTTTCGCCAAGCTcgactgtaaggatgccttctttcagacgttgatgaaggacgaCGACATTCACAAGACGGCGATTACAACACCGCTTGGGTTGCTGGAATGGGTCGTCATGCCGCAGGGCATTCGGAATGCACCTGCTGCCCAACAACGTCGCATCAATGAAGCATTGCAAGGTCTCGCTGGAGAATGTTGCGAGGCGTacgtggacgatatcatcatctggggaACGGACAGCGAGGATCTTCGTCGAAATTGT TTCTACCTCACCgaaacctctttcctcggCCATGTCATCCGTCCTGGTCAGATACTCCCCGACCCCACGAAAATCGCACGCATTGAACAGTTCCCTCACCCCACGACTCCCAAGGCTTTACACTCGTTTCTTGGTTTATTGAACTACCTCCGTGAGTTCATACCCAGCCTTGCTACTCACGCTTCGGTCTTGCACGCATGTCTCCCTCCCAACACCGCCGCCGAGAAAGCCTACTACAGGCACTTGAAGGAGCATAAGGGCCGTTTGCAAGAGTCATGGCagggttggaggtggaacTATGGGCCTAAGGAACGGGTAGCCTTTGACGCTTTGCGTCGCGCCATGAGTACTGTTCCCTGCTTGACTACAATCGActatgatgctgtcaaggctggtaCTCTCAAGGTTTTCCTCACCACGGATGCATCCAAAGTCGGCATGGGCGCCTGGATAGGCGTCGGTACTACCAAGGAAAACGCTCAACCTGTCGCCTACGACTCCCGCTCGTTCAACTCTGCACAACGCAACTACTCCACACACGAGCGCGAACTCCTGGCCATCGTCCATTCTCTTGATCATTGGCGCCCTTTCCTTTATGGTATTCCCGTGTATGCTTTCACAGATCATTTTACGCTCAAATGGTTCTTAGGTCAACGCAACTTGTCCTCTCGACAAATCCGCTGGCTGgacatcctcaaagacTTCGACGTTCGTATAGAGTATATCAAGGGTGAACATAACGTCTTAGCCGACCATCTTTCACGACACATTGGCTCCGACACTCTTCCGCCCACCGATCCCGCCCTGCCCGAGACCGACAATTGTATTCTCGCCCCCGTGGTCACCTTCGCTCCCACATTAGCACCGGAGATTATTCGTACCATTGCCCAGGGTTATGACCGTGAGAATCTGTTCAAGGACTGGCTCGCTGATCCTACCACAGCTCCTGGCGTCTCTACCATCCCCCATGACACTCatactctcctccttctcgataACCACCTCTGCATCCCCGACGTTGACACTCTTCGTGAGGACCTTATGCATCAAGCACATGAAGGCACTGCAGCACACTTGGGCATAGAGAAAACAGTGGAGGTATTACGTGAAGGCTACTTCTGGGAAGGCTTGGTTGGAGAT GCAAATGCATCCACCAAAAAACCTGTCGGTCCCTTGCATCCGCTGCCGGTCCCTCGCGACAAATTCGACGATATCGCTATGGATTTTGTTGGTCCTCTACCCAGCGCTGGCGGCCACGACTAtctcctcaccatcaccgACCGGTTAACTGGCTTCATCGAACTCGTCCCAtgctccaccaccctcaaCGCTCGCGACCtcgcccttctcttctggAACTGTTGGGTTTCTCGCTATGGCTTACcgctctccatcacctcgGATCGTGACgctctcttcacctctcgCTTTTGGACAACCCTTTGGGATGAACAGGGTGTCCggttgaagatgtcgaCTGCTTTTCATCCACAAACTGATGGGACTTCAGAGAGATCAAACAAGACAGTAGGACAATTGTTGCGGAGTTGGGTTAACAGACAGGGCACTTCATGGGCTAAGTTCCTTCCTCGTATTTCTCAGGCTATGAACAATACTGTCCGTCGCTCTACAGGGTACTCTCCCATTCAGCTTGTCTTTGGCCGCCGCCTCCGCACGCTTCCTGGCATCGCCCGCCCGCCACCCTTCACTTGCGAGTCCGTCCCTACTCGTGCTGACTGGaccgccgctgctgctcaacAAGATCTCTTCCTGGCCGACGCTCAGGACAACCTGGTCTTGGCTAAGCATCGCATGGCTATCCAAGCTAACCGCCACCGTCGGTCGGAGATCATTTACAATGTTGGAGATTGGGTCTGGTTGGATACTCGCAATAGACTCAAAGAGTTCAAGTCTGGTGATGGGGATTTCCGTGCTGCTAAGTTCTTCCCACGTTTCCAAGGTCCTTACAAGGTACTGGCTGCTCACTCCGACTGCTCAGTGTATACCTTGGATCTTCCAGACTCTCCCTCTGGCAGTTACACCAAGTTCCATGCCAATTGTTATgactcgtccccaacaaggtccggccttggagacgagatagaaagccgtagtttaactaagcaatga